One genomic window of Methanofastidiosum sp. includes the following:
- the polC gene encoding DNA polymerase II large subunit has translation KDILENLCVPHQVSNGTVKIDSHILKLILSGKQPYGDSVLDRVSSLLEIPVRDAIPTTVGCRMGRPEKAKERKMSPPVHVLFPIGMSGGSTRSIIKASQKNYIEVESVNKRCPKCNTKTHLTKCPDCESMTKMYRSCSHQTCSYEGSSAVSEKCPECGSPLRVYSRKKVNLKDDLSLALLNVGYALPKEVKGVQGMSSEYKIPEPIEKGIIRASNDIFVFKDGTCRYDATDAPLTHFIPREANVSIEKLKGLGYIKDYQGNELTDENQILELNVQDIIIPKDSISYLYKVSKFIDGELEKLYGLKSYYNLEKEEDLIGQLVVGLAPHTSAGTIGRIVGFTDTKVVYAHPYFHAAKRRNCDGDEDAIMLLMDALINFSKYYLPQKRGGQMDAPLVLTTRIDPREVDKEVHNMDICSKYSLEFYEATLKYMHPKDVKIERVENRLGSDGVYSGLKFTHHTSDISKGPKASSYTTLNSMEEKLMSQFDVAKKIRAVDVNDVAERVLKTHFIPDIKGNIRSYAKQKVRCTKCNTTYRRVPLSGKCAKCSNKLVLTVTKGAILKYMQLSIDITGKYKVKEYTSQEINLADSEVKMNFREKHKQLSVSDFC, from the coding sequence AAAGGATATTCTCGAAAATTTATGCGTTCCACATCAAGTTTCAAACGGTACTGTAAAAATTGACTCGCATATACTGAAACTTATACTCTCTGGCAAACAGCCATATGGAGACAGTGTTCTGGATAGAGTGTCTAGTTTATTAGAAATTCCTGTGAGAGATGCTATACCTACAACTGTTGGATGTAGGATGGGTAGACCGGAAAAGGCTAAAGAGAGAAAGATGAGTCCACCGGTTCATGTTTTATTTCCCATTGGAATGTCAGGTGGGTCAACAAGAAGTATAATTAAAGCATCCCAAAAAAACTACATTGAAGTTGAATCAGTTAACAAGAGATGTCCCAAATGTAATACTAAGACACACTTAACAAAATGTCCAGACTGTGAAAGCATGACCAAAATGTACAGGTCATGCTCTCACCAGACATGCTCGTATGAAGGATCAAGTGCGGTAAGTGAAAAGTGTCCAGAGTGTGGATCCCCTCTTAGAGTATATTCAAGGAAAAAAGTTAATTTAAAGGATGACTTGAGTTTAGCTCTTTTAAATGTAGGTTATGCACTTCCTAAAGAGGTCAAAGGTGTACAAGGAATGAGCTCTGAGTATAAAATCCCGGAGCCGATTGAGAAAGGTATAATAAGGGCCTCAAATGATATTTTTGTTTTTAAAGATGGAACTTGCAGATATGATGCAACAGACGCCCCATTAACTCATTTTATACCAAGGGAAGCTAATGTAAGTATTGAAAAATTGAAAGGATTAGGCTATATCAAAGACTACCAAGGAAATGAACTCACAGATGAAAATCAAATACTTGAATTAAATGTGCAGGATATTATCATACCAAAGGATTCAATCTCTTATTTATACAAAGTATCCAAGTTCATAGACGGGGAACTAGAAAAATTATATGGATTAAAATCTTATTATAATCTCGAAAAAGAAGAAGACCTAATAGGCCAATTAGTTGTCGGTTTAGCCCCACACACATCTGCAGGTACAATTGGCCGTATAGTTGGATTTACAGATACTAAGGTAGTTTATGCACACCCTTATTTCCACGCTGCAAAGAGGAGAAACTGTGACGGAGATGAAGACGCAATAATGCTTCTCATGGATGCCTTAATTAATTTCTCTAAATATTATCTCCCCCAGAAAAGAGGGGGTCAAATGGATGCACCGCTAGTATTAACTACAAGAATAGATCCAAGAGAAGTCGATAAAGAAGTCCACAATATGGACATATGTAGTAAATATTCGTTAGAATTCTATGAAGCTACTTTGAAGTATATGCACCCAAAAGATGTAAAGATAGAAAGAGTAGAAAATAGATTGGGATCAGATGGTGTTTATTCGGGCCTTAAATTTACTCACCACACTTCAGACATATCTAAAGGGCCTAAAGCCAGTAGTTACACGACATTGAATTCAATGGAAGAAAAATTAATGTCACAATTTGATGTAGCTAAAAAGATTAGAGCTGTAGATGTGAACGATGTAGCTGAAAGAGTCCTTAAGACTCATTTTATACCAGATATAAAAGGAAACATAAGATCATATGCAAAGCAAAAAGTCAGATGCACAAAATGTAATACTACGTATAGGAGAGTTCCTCTTTCTGGGAAATGTGCAAAGTGTAGCAATAAACTTGTGTTAACTGTTACTAAAGGTGCGATATTAAAGTATATGCAATTAAGTATTGATATAACAGGAAAATATAAAGTAAAAGAATATACTTCTCAAGAGATTAATCTAGCAGATTCTGAAGTAAAAATGAACTTCAGAGAAAAACATAAGCAGTTGTCCGTATCAGACTTTTGTTAA
- a CDS encoding DUF4386 domain-containing protein produces the protein MNSNKISNSIADISVRKTAIVAGFLYFIYLIIQIVGDSFGYSKFIVWGDAVATANNIMVSTWLFRISFISDIIAAVFFLLAAFALCMLLKSVNKNLALLFLLLNLGGVAIQCINALNLFAALQLLSNAGYLSVFNASQLQALAMFFLNLHKSGFMIAQIFYGLWLLPLGYLVYKSGFLPRILGILLMIDCFSVMVWFFQYFLLPGYEVITYPGLAISFIAEVGLTLWLLIKGVKY, from the coding sequence ATGAATTCAAACAAAATATCAAATAGTATAGCCGACATATCTGTACGAAAGACGGCAATAGTTGCTGGCTTTCTATATTTCATTTATTTGATAATTCAGATTGTTGGAGATTCGTTTGGTTACTCCAAATTTATTGTTTGGGGAGATGCCGTTGCAACAGCCAATAATATTATGGTCTCCACGTGGCTATTTCGCATCAGTTTTATAAGTGATATAATTGCCGCTGTATTTTTTCTTTTGGCAGCCTTTGCTTTATGCATGTTATTAAAGTCTGTCAATAAAAACCTCGCTTTGCTGTTCTTACTATTAAACTTGGGTGGTGTTGCTATACAGTGCATTAATGCGCTTAATCTATTTGCAGCCCTGCAGCTTTTGAGTAATGCCGGCTATTTGTCAGTATTTAATGCAAGCCAGTTGCAAGCCTTAGCAATGTTTTTCCTTAATTTACATAAAAGCGGATTTATGATTGCTCAGATATTTTATGGCCTCTGGCTTCTTCCTCTTGGCTATTTAGTTTACAAGTCGGGCTTCCTTCCTAGAATATTGGGTATATTATTGATGATAGATTGTTTTAGTGTAATGGTCTGGTTTTTTCAATATTTCCTTTTACCGGGCTATGAAGTTATAACTTATCCAGGTCTTGCGATTAGTTTCATTGCGGAAGTTGGACTTACTTTATGGCTTCTGATTAAAGGAGTAAAGTATTAG